From Cellulomonas fimi ATCC 484, a single genomic window includes:
- a CDS encoding winged helix-turn-helix domain-containing protein — MRAADLPAATESLSLSQARRVALRAQGLDVPRAARTGPATMRHLQQVVDRLGLLQIDSVNVLARAHLMPTFSRVGPYDPALLDRAAGRAPRRLVEAWAHQASYVPPETFRLLGWRQRAYRTEAWGSIAQVPLQHAPALAEVRALIADRGPLTASEVQTRFEAEHPTTRDEWGWNWSVAKRVLEFLFFTGEVTSAGRNPAFERRYDLAERVLPADVLAAPEPDDATAVRRLVEISARAHGIGTLGCLADYFRLSQRSAATAAAELVEEGVLVPVRVAGWEARPVFRHRDATLPRSARGAALLSPFDPLVFERRRLEELFGLRYRIEIYVPEPKRVWGYYVLPFLLGEELPALVDLKADRAASALRVVAAHGSPGADRLPDGTLDALAAELRLVATWLGLDDVVVGAPDGTLRGALAVPLRHASAAA, encoded by the coding sequence GTGCGCGCCGCCGACCTCCCCGCCGCGACCGAGTCGCTGTCGCTGTCCCAGGCCCGACGCGTCGCGCTGCGTGCGCAGGGTCTCGACGTGCCCCGTGCGGCACGGACCGGGCCGGCGACGATGCGGCACCTGCAGCAGGTCGTCGACCGCCTCGGGCTGCTCCAGATCGACTCCGTGAACGTGCTCGCGCGTGCGCACCTCATGCCGACGTTCTCCCGCGTCGGACCGTACGACCCGGCGCTGCTGGACCGGGCGGCGGGTCGCGCGCCCCGCCGGCTCGTGGAGGCCTGGGCGCACCAGGCGTCGTACGTGCCGCCGGAGACGTTCCGGCTGCTGGGGTGGCGGCAGCGCGCGTACCGCACGGAGGCGTGGGGCTCGATCGCGCAGGTCCCGCTGCAGCACGCGCCGGCGCTCGCGGAGGTCCGCGCCCTCATCGCCGACCGCGGCCCGCTCACCGCGAGCGAGGTGCAGACGCGGTTCGAGGCGGAGCACCCGACCACGCGCGACGAGTGGGGCTGGAACTGGTCCGTCGCCAAGCGCGTCCTGGAGTTCCTGTTCTTCACAGGTGAGGTCACCTCGGCGGGCCGCAACCCCGCGTTCGAGCGCCGCTACGACCTCGCGGAACGGGTGCTGCCCGCGGACGTCCTGGCTGCGCCCGAGCCGGACGACGCGACCGCCGTGCGCCGGCTCGTCGAGATCTCCGCACGCGCGCACGGGATCGGGACGCTCGGCTGCCTCGCGGACTACTTCCGCCTGTCGCAGCGCAGCGCCGCGACGGCGGCCGCCGAGCTCGTCGAGGAGGGCGTGCTCGTGCCCGTCCGGGTCGCGGGCTGGGAGGCCCGCCCGGTGTTCCGGCACCGGGACGCCACGCTGCCCCGCTCGGCGCGCGGCGCGGCGCTGCTGAGCCCTTTCGACCCGCTCGTCTTCGAGCGCCGCCGCCTCGAGGAGCTGTTCGGGCTGCGCTACCGCATCGAGATCTACGTGCCCGAGCCGAAGCGCGTGTGGGGCTACTACGTGCTGCCGTTCCTCCTCGGCGAGGAGCTGCCGGCGCTCGTCGACCTCAAGGCCGACCGGGCCGCGAGCGCCCTGCGGGTCGTCGCCGCGCACGGCAGCCCGGGCGCGGACCGGCTCCCCGACGGCACGCTCGACGCGCTCGCCGCCGAGCTGCGCCTCGTCGCGACGTGGCTCGGGCTCGACGACGTCGTCGTCGGCGCGCCCGACGGGACGCTGCGCGGCGCGCTCGCCGTACCCCTGCGGCACGCCTCGGCCGCCGCGTGA
- a CDS encoding Rv3235 family protein, with protein sequence MTALLVDDLGSAAEHALAAAARTRPVPAPAPAAEEPSTTVTSDGAAHPETGPAAATSDDATDRATRRVPARGPSTAAPEQAARPTRSDERPHPDRASSPGTTGRAAVVARPAGPRARLVRPAAPARVLRAAGPHHLRVPTLAERLDVLRVQDRSPVLDAADEDRGAVPDADPAAFAGRLALATVEVLGGHRPAGQLARWLTPGVLDALQVRAAITQRVHGARPTARSPQLRRVRACAVDPHTLEACAVVDDGPVVRAVAVRLETHRGTWRATVLEIG encoded by the coding sequence ATGACCGCGCTGCTCGTCGACGACCTCGGTTCCGCCGCGGAGCACGCCCTCGCGGCCGCCGCCCGGACCCGCCCCGTGCCTGCGCCGGCCCCCGCCGCGGAGGAGCCGTCCACGACTGTCACCTCGGACGGTGCCGCCCACCCCGAGACCGGCCCGGCCGCCGCGACGTCGGACGACGCGACGGACAGGGCGACCCGCCGTGTCCCGGCACGCGGCCCGTCCACCGCCGCGCCCGAGCAGGCCGCCAGACCCACGAGGTCGGACGAGCGCCCGCATCCGGACCGGGCGTCCTCGCCCGGCACGACGGGCCGCGCTGCGGTGGTCGCGCGTCCCGCGGGTCCGCGGGCACGCCTCGTGCGGCCGGCCGCCCCGGCCCGCGTCCTGCGGGCTGCCGGCCCGCACCACCTGCGCGTCCCGACGCTCGCGGAGCGACTCGACGTCCTGCGCGTCCAGGACCGCTCGCCGGTGCTCGACGCAGCCGACGAGGACCGCGGAGCGGTGCCCGACGCCGACCCGGCTGCGTTCGCGGGGCGGCTCGCCCTGGCCACCGTGGAGGTGCTGGGAGGGCACCGACCCGCCGGGCAGCTCGCGCGGTGGCTCACCCCGGGCGTGCTCGACGCGCTGCAGGTGCGCGCCGCGATCACGCAGCGCGTGCACGGCGCACGCCCGACGGCACGGTCACCGCAGCTGCGCCGCGTCCGGGCGTGCGCCGTCGACCCCCACACGCTCGAGGCGTGCGCGGTGGTCGACGACGGTCCCGTCGTGCGGGCCGTCGCGGTCCGCCTCGAGACGCACCGCGGGACGTGGCGGGCGACGGTGCTCGAGATCGGCTGA
- the secA gene encoding preprotein translocase subunit SecA, with amino-acid sequence MPTIVDKVLRLGEGRILKKLNGLAQQVNALEDSFTSLSDAELREETDRFRARLGEGETLDDLLPEAFAAVREAARRTLGQRHFDVQLMGGAALHLGNIAEMKTGEGKTLVATAPAYLNALSGKGVHVVTVNDYLAEYQSELMGRVYRFLGLTTGVILSSQNPTQRREQYAADITYGTNNEFGFDYLRDNMAWSVEELVQRGHNFAIVDEVDSILIDEARTPLIISGPASGDTNRWYAEFAKVVRRLQPERDYEVDEKKRTIGVLEPGIERVEDYLGIDNLYESLNTPLIGFLNNAIKAKELFKRDKDYVVMNGEVLIVDEHTGRILPGRRYNEGMHQAIEAKEGVNIKAENQTLATITLQNYFRLYSKLAGMTGTAETEAAEFQGTYKLGVVPIPTNRPMQRIDQRDFVYKSEDGKFDAVVADIVERHAKGQPVLVGTTSVEKSELLSSKLKKQGVPHEVLNAKQHAREAAIVAQAGRKGAVTVATNMAGRGTDIMLGGNAEFMAVADLAARGLDPAENAEEYEAAWPGALEKAKSAVAAEHDEVVELGGLYVLGTERHESRRIDNQLRGRSGRQGDPGESRFYLSMQDDLMRLFNSGLAESMMTRAGFPEDMPLESKMVTRGIQSAQAQVESRNFEIRKNVLKYDDVMSRQREVIYEQRRRVLEGEDLHEQVKHFRRDVLSAYIAGATVEGRPEEWDLEALWTAIRAVYPVSITPEEVVEAAGGVTRLTRELVEREVLSDAEHAYADREAAVGSDNMRQLERRVTLSVLDRKWREHLYEMDYLKEGIGLRAMAQRDPLVEYQREGFHLFNAMTDAIKEETVGYLFNLEVQVAPAADEAPAAPVVTADSAAQTAAAEGATAPRSVADGPTPGRLVAKGLDGPERRVPLQYSAPSVDGDAAPVTRSEGGAPAAGQGGQAGSGANREARRRQQRQQRKG; translated from the coding sequence GTGCCCACGATCGTCGACAAGGTCCTGCGTCTCGGTGAGGGCCGGATCCTCAAGAAGCTGAACGGCCTCGCGCAGCAGGTCAACGCGCTGGAGGACAGCTTCACCTCCCTGTCCGACGCTGAGCTGCGCGAGGAGACGGACCGCTTCCGCGCCCGCCTGGGCGAGGGTGAGACGCTCGACGACCTGCTGCCCGAGGCGTTCGCCGCGGTCCGGGAGGCGGCGCGCCGCACGCTCGGCCAGCGGCACTTCGACGTCCAGCTCATGGGCGGAGCGGCGCTGCACCTCGGCAACATCGCCGAGATGAAGACCGGTGAGGGCAAGACGCTCGTCGCGACGGCCCCCGCCTACCTCAACGCGCTCTCCGGCAAGGGCGTGCACGTCGTCACGGTCAACGACTACCTCGCCGAGTACCAGTCCGAGCTCATGGGCCGCGTCTACCGCTTCCTGGGCCTGACGACGGGCGTGATCCTGTCGTCGCAGAACCCGACGCAGCGCCGTGAGCAGTACGCCGCCGACATCACCTACGGCACGAACAACGAGTTCGGCTTCGACTACCTGCGCGACAACATGGCGTGGAGCGTCGAGGAGCTCGTGCAGCGCGGCCACAACTTCGCGATCGTCGACGAGGTCGACTCGATCCTCATCGATGAGGCGCGCACGCCGCTCATCATCTCGGGCCCGGCGTCCGGCGACACGAACCGCTGGTACGCGGAGTTCGCGAAGGTCGTGCGGCGCCTGCAGCCCGAGCGCGACTACGAGGTCGACGAGAAGAAGCGCACGATCGGCGTGCTCGAGCCCGGCATCGAGCGGGTCGAGGACTACCTCGGCATCGACAACCTCTACGAGTCGCTCAACACGCCGCTCATCGGCTTCCTCAACAACGCCATCAAGGCGAAGGAGCTGTTCAAGCGCGACAAGGACTACGTCGTCATGAACGGCGAGGTGCTCATCGTCGACGAGCACACGGGCCGCATCCTGCCCGGCCGTCGCTACAACGAGGGCATGCACCAGGCCATCGAGGCCAAGGAGGGCGTGAACATCAAGGCGGAGAACCAGACTCTCGCCACGATCACGCTGCAGAACTACTTCCGCCTGTACTCCAAGCTCGCAGGCATGACCGGTACGGCCGAGACCGAGGCCGCGGAGTTCCAGGGCACCTACAAGCTCGGCGTCGTGCCCATCCCGACGAACCGCCCGATGCAGCGCATCGACCAGAGGGACTTCGTCTACAAGAGCGAGGACGGCAAGTTCGACGCCGTCGTCGCCGACATCGTCGAGCGCCACGCCAAGGGCCAGCCGGTCCTCGTCGGCACGACGAGCGTCGAGAAGAGCGAGCTGCTGTCGTCCAAGCTCAAGAAGCAGGGCGTCCCGCACGAGGTCCTCAACGCCAAGCAGCACGCGCGCGAGGCGGCGATCGTCGCCCAGGCGGGCCGCAAGGGCGCCGTCACGGTCGCGACGAACATGGCCGGCCGCGGCACCGACATCATGCTCGGCGGCAACGCCGAGTTCATGGCCGTCGCCGACCTCGCCGCTCGCGGGCTCGACCCGGCGGAGAATGCGGAGGAGTACGAGGCTGCCTGGCCGGGCGCGCTCGAGAAGGCCAAGAGCGCGGTCGCCGCGGAGCACGACGAGGTCGTCGAGCTGGGCGGCCTGTACGTCCTCGGCACGGAGCGCCACGAGTCGCGCCGCATCGACAACCAGCTGCGCGGCCGCTCGGGCCGTCAGGGCGACCCGGGCGAGTCCCGGTTCTACCTGTCGATGCAGGACGACCTCATGCGCCTGTTCAACTCGGGCCTCGCCGAGTCGATGATGACGCGCGCCGGCTTCCCCGAGGACATGCCGCTCGAGTCGAAGATGGTCACGCGCGGCATCCAGTCCGCGCAGGCCCAGGTCGAGTCGCGCAACTTCGAGATCCGCAAGAACGTGCTCAAGTACGACGACGTGATGTCGCGCCAGCGCGAGGTGATCTACGAGCAGCGCCGCCGCGTCCTGGAGGGCGAGGACCTGCACGAGCAGGTCAAGCACTTCCGTCGCGACGTGCTCTCGGCGTACATCGCCGGTGCGACCGTCGAGGGCCGCCCGGAGGAGTGGGACCTCGAGGCGCTGTGGACCGCGATCCGCGCCGTCTACCCGGTGTCGATCACGCCCGAGGAGGTCGTCGAGGCGGCCGGTGGCGTGACCCGCCTGACGCGCGAGCTCGTCGAGCGCGAGGTGCTGTCCGACGCCGAGCACGCGTACGCGGACCGCGAGGCGGCCGTCGGCTCCGACAACATGCGCCAGCTCGAGCGTCGCGTCACGCTCTCGGTCCTCGACCGCAAGTGGCGCGAGCACCTCTACGAGATGGACTACCTGAAGGAGGGCATCGGCCTGCGGGCGATGGCCCAGCGCGACCCTCTGGTCGAGTACCAGCGCGAGGGCTTCCACCTCTTCAACGCGATGACGGACGCCATCAAGGAGGAGACGGTCGGCTACCTGTTCAACCTGGAGGTCCAGGTCGCTCCCGCCGCCGACGAGGCGCCTGCGGCACCGGTCGTGACGGCCGACTCCGCCGCGCAGACCGCGGCGGCCGAGGGTGCGACCGCGCCTCGCAGCGTCGCCGACGGCCCCACCCCGGGTCGCCTCGTCGCCAAGGGGCTGGACGGCCCCGAGCGCCGCGTCCCGCTGCAGTACTCGGCGCCGTCGGTCGACGGCGACGCCGCACCCGTGACGCGCTCGGAGGGCGGTGCGCCCGCCGCGGGCCAGGGCGGCCAGGCCGGCTCGGGCGCGAACCGTGAGGCGCGGCGCCGCCAGCAGCGACAGCAGCGCAAGGGCTGA
- the hpf gene encoding ribosome hibernation-promoting factor, HPF/YfiA family: MEIVVAGRHTEVLPKYRAHLEQKLAKVEQLAPRAQRIDVLVSHEANPRQSGSCERVELTVVDKGPVIRAEACADDRYAALDLALGKLLERLRRSRDRRKDHRNHTPLAPVDVRPHEEAEEPVAAPVTQVDGAVETTLGDSPVVIREKVHAALPMTVDDALYEMELVGHDFYLFIDAETAQPAVAYRRRGWSYGVIKLDTAVRTAAPETAAVGG, translated from the coding sequence ATGGAGATCGTGGTTGCAGGCCGGCACACCGAGGTGCTCCCGAAGTACCGGGCACACCTCGAGCAGAAGCTCGCGAAGGTCGAGCAGCTGGCCCCCCGCGCGCAGCGGATCGACGTCCTCGTCTCGCACGAGGCCAACCCTCGTCAGTCCGGCAGCTGTGAGCGTGTCGAGCTCACCGTCGTCGACAAGGGTCCCGTCATCCGCGCCGAGGCGTGCGCCGACGACCGGTACGCCGCGCTCGACCTGGCGCTCGGCAAGCTGCTCGAGCGCCTGCGCCGATCACGCGACCGTCGCAAGGACCACCGCAACCACACTCCGCTCGCCCCGGTCGACGTCCGCCCCCACGAGGAGGCCGAGGAACCGGTCGCGGCGCCCGTCACGCAGGTCGACGGTGCCGTCGAGACGACGCTGGGCGACTCGCCCGTCGTCATCCGCGAGAAGGTGCACGCGGCCCTGCCGATGACGGTCGACGACGCGCTGTACGAGATGGAGCTCGTGGGCCACGACTTCTACCTGTTCATCGACGCCGAGACCGCCCAGCCGGCCGTCGCGTACCGCCGCCGCGGCTGGAGCTACGGCGTCATCAAGCTCGACACGGCCGTCCGCACGGCCGCCCCCGAGACGGCCGCCGTCGGCGGCTGA
- a CDS encoding ComF family protein, producing the protein MPPSTLSVLARDLLGLVLPVACGGCGLPDVPWCDGCDALLAGPPWRCEERAGRLDTLGGAAPFPVWTLTDNLGPARAAVVAWKDGGRLYLTSHLARALTAAAWEVRPVLGPGPVLLVAVPSAAAARRRRGAWVVDDLARGVARALAPTRRDVLRVPALRRRGRARDQVGLGVRDRGRNLEGRVVATRRGRRTLPGATVLLLDDVLTTGASLAASAAAVRAAGGRVAGALTLASTPAPGTSSVAGADSSGSSGARVRRSGVDWVAGASRG; encoded by the coding sequence GTGCCGCCGTCCACGCTCTCCGTCCTCGCCCGCGACCTGCTGGGGCTCGTGCTGCCCGTCGCGTGCGGCGGGTGCGGGCTGCCCGACGTGCCGTGGTGCGACGGGTGCGACGCGCTGCTCGCGGGCCCGCCGTGGCGGTGCGAGGAGCGCGCCGGACGTCTCGACACGCTCGGGGGCGCGGCCCCGTTCCCCGTGTGGACGCTCACGGACAACCTCGGGCCGGCCCGCGCGGCCGTCGTGGCGTGGAAGGACGGCGGCCGGCTCTACCTCACGTCGCACCTGGCCCGGGCCCTCACCGCCGCTGCGTGGGAGGTGCGCCCGGTCCTCGGTCCCGGACCGGTGCTGCTCGTCGCCGTGCCGTCGGCCGCGGCGGCGCGGCGCCGCCGCGGCGCGTGGGTGGTCGACGACCTCGCCCGCGGCGTCGCCCGTGCGCTGGCCCCGACGCGCCGGGACGTGCTGCGCGTGCCCGCGCTGCGCCGGCGGGGACGGGCCCGTGACCAGGTCGGCCTCGGCGTGCGCGACCGCGGACGCAACCTCGAGGGCCGCGTCGTGGCGACGCGCCGGGGCCGCCGGACGCTGCCGGGTGCCACGGTGCTGCTCCTCGACGACGTCCTCACGACGGGGGCGAGCCTCGCCGCGTCCGCGGCGGCCGTGCGAGCCGCAGGAGGACGGGTGGCCGGCGCCCTGACGCTCGCGTCGACCCCCGCGCCCGGCACCTCGAGCGTCGCAGGGGCCGATTCGTCCGGGTCGTCCGGTGCGCGTGTCCGCCGGTCGGGCGTGGATTGGGTCGCCGGCGCGTCGCGGGGTTAG
- a CDS encoding LpqB family beta-propeller domain-containing protein, whose amino-acid sequence MTALRAPRAPRLVGALLAACVLLLAACTAMPTSGPVQQGDGRVDEPSGIDVLAEGPRPDAAPVEIVERFLVAGSAGFRDNFVVARQYLAGEARSEWEPLAGVVVSGALELTEISAAQVQVDVPVVARVDRDGRYSEAPAGAETALTYVLVQDDDGQWRIVDAPDGLVVPVDDFEVFFRQTALYFLSPDETFLVPELRWLPARNLPTYVASALLAGPSPWLRDAVHTAVPEGVQLKPEAVDVDDDGVAHVGLYSARAADVLDADRPLLLAQLERSLLELSGVGGVEVSVGSVSLEGAATLSQGTPAGTALELLQDGALVQLGQDGVVPVEGVSLEGVADPRHPARDESGDVRVVLSGTSRLVTVPTETEPSTLLYAGTALSPPSVDRFGFAWTADADAGVVAARAGSEPVHVGADWLEGRTVRALRVARDGVRVAVVSQGEDGVAVELAAVVRDRRGVPQGFGEPVRVGTPLADATAVVWVDEATLGVLGGEAGENRVHLVPLAGETTALPDVPGLVSLSGGRTPYVATSDGSLLKLVGSSWVRVPDVTGASDPAFAG is encoded by the coding sequence GTGACCGCCCTGCGCGCCCCGCGCGCCCCTCGCCTGGTCGGTGCCCTCCTGGCCGCGTGCGTGCTGCTGCTCGCCGCGTGCACGGCGATGCCCACGTCGGGTCCCGTGCAGCAGGGCGACGGGCGCGTCGACGAGCCGTCGGGCATCGACGTCCTCGCGGAGGGGCCCCGGCCCGACGCGGCACCGGTCGAGATCGTCGAGCGCTTCCTCGTCGCGGGCTCGGCCGGGTTCCGGGACAACTTCGTCGTCGCCCGGCAGTACCTCGCGGGCGAGGCCCGCTCCGAGTGGGAGCCGCTGGCCGGCGTGGTCGTCTCGGGCGCGCTCGAGCTCACGGAGATCTCCGCCGCGCAGGTGCAGGTCGACGTGCCGGTCGTCGCGCGGGTCGACCGCGACGGCCGCTACTCCGAGGCCCCCGCGGGGGCCGAGACCGCCCTGACGTACGTGCTCGTGCAGGACGACGACGGGCAGTGGCGCATCGTGGACGCGCCGGACGGGCTCGTCGTCCCCGTCGACGACTTCGAGGTCTTCTTCCGGCAGACCGCGCTCTACTTCCTCTCGCCGGACGAGACGTTCCTCGTCCCGGAGCTGCGCTGGCTGCCGGCCCGCAACCTGCCGACGTACGTCGCGAGCGCGCTGCTCGCCGGCCCGTCGCCGTGGCTGCGCGACGCGGTGCACACCGCGGTCCCCGAGGGGGTCCAGCTCAAGCCCGAGGCCGTCGACGTGGACGACGACGGTGTGGCGCACGTGGGCCTGTACTCGGCGCGCGCGGCGGACGTGCTCGACGCCGACCGGCCGCTGCTGCTCGCCCAGCTCGAGCGCTCGCTGCTCGAGCTGTCGGGCGTCGGGGGCGTGGAGGTGAGCGTGGGTAGCGTCTCGCTCGAGGGCGCCGCGACCCTGAGCCAGGGCACCCCCGCGGGCACCGCGCTCGAGCTGCTGCAGGACGGCGCGCTCGTGCAGCTCGGCCAGGACGGCGTGGTGCCCGTCGAGGGCGTGAGCCTGGAGGGCGTCGCCGACCCGCGCCACCCTGCGCGGGACGAGAGCGGCGACGTGCGCGTGGTGCTGTCGGGCACGAGCCGGCTGGTCACCGTGCCGACCGAGACCGAGCCGAGCACGCTGCTGTACGCGGGGACGGCGCTCTCCCCGCCGTCGGTCGACCGGTTCGGGTTCGCCTGGACGGCCGACGCGGACGCGGGCGTGGTCGCGGCCCGGGCCGGCTCGGAGCCGGTGCACGTGGGCGCCGACTGGCTCGAGGGCCGGACGGTCCGCGCCCTGCGCGTGGCGCGGGACGGGGTGCGGGTCGCGGTGGTCTCGCAGGGCGAGGACGGCGTCGCGGTCGAGCTCGCGGCGGTCGTGCGCGACCGGCGCGGCGTGCCGCAGGGGTTCGGGGAGCCGGTGCGGGTGGGGACGCCGCTGGCGGACGCGACCGCGGTCGTGTGGGTCGACGAGGCGACGCTCGGCGTCCTGGGGGGCGAGGCGGGCGAGAACCGGGTGCACCTGGTGCCGCTCGCGGGCGAGACCACGGCGCTGCCCGACGTGCCGGGTCTGGTCTCGCTGTCGGGCGGTCGCACGCCGTACGTCGCGACGAGCGACGGCTCGTTGCTCAAGCTCGTCGGGTCGTCGTGGGTGCGGGTGCCGGACGTGACAGGGGCGTCCGACCCGGCGTTCGCGGGCTGA
- the mtrB gene encoding MtrAB system histidine kinase MtrB: MPRVNSVWRLLRARTLRRARSWPRAWRRSLQFRVIASTLAIGLLALAGVGGYVGERMREGLFNARRDQVLGESARSTRQAQDTFDSATATTGTEVRRLLRDVVAAQRTGTSGEREVFLLRAPGQTSPVAGGAAASDGSLLDLVSDDLRVATATGGQHWQSVGVRADGGRLEPAILVGQDVQVPAVGTYQLFFLYSLQAEQDRLDFLQRTLALAGVVLVALLGSMTWLVTRQTVHPVRRAAQVAERLADGHLSERLPERGEDEMATLAHSFNEMAASLQDQIHRMEELSALQRRFVSDVSHELRTPLTTIRMAGEILYSAREDFDPATKRSAELLQTQLDRFEDLLADLLEISRFDAGAAVLDVEGRDVRDVVVRAVDLAAPLAERKGSWLRVVVPEDRCVADIDPRRVERVLRNLLVNAVEHAEGTPVEVTVAADAHAVAVTVRDHGVGMTPVEAEHVFDRFWRADPARARTTGGTGLGLAISLEDAHLHGGWLEAWGRPARGACFRLTLPRRAGIHLASSPLPLEPVDAVPPDPVRHPVERPRTDPAALPDLGDPGGDVERDAPHEASRSVGVDVHPVVGQAGPQGAVR, encoded by the coding sequence GTGCCGCGCGTGAACAGCGTCTGGCGGCTCCTGCGGGCCCGCACGCTGCGCCGCGCGCGGTCGTGGCCGCGAGCCTGGCGACGCTCGCTGCAGTTCCGCGTGATCGCCTCGACGCTCGCGATCGGGCTGCTCGCGCTCGCGGGCGTCGGCGGGTACGTGGGGGAGCGGATGCGCGAGGGGCTGTTCAACGCGCGCCGCGACCAGGTGCTCGGCGAGAGCGCCCGCAGCACGCGGCAGGCGCAGGACACGTTCGACTCGGCCACCGCGACCACGGGCACGGAGGTGCGGCGCCTGCTGCGCGACGTCGTCGCGGCGCAGCGCACGGGCACGTCGGGCGAGCGCGAGGTCTTCCTGCTGCGCGCACCGGGTCAGACGTCGCCGGTCGCGGGCGGCGCGGCGGCGTCCGACGGCTCGCTGCTCGACCTGGTGAGCGACGACCTGCGCGTCGCGACCGCCACGGGCGGGCAGCACTGGCAGTCCGTCGGGGTGCGCGCCGACGGCGGCCGGCTCGAGCCCGCGATCCTCGTCGGGCAGGACGTCCAGGTGCCCGCGGTCGGCACGTACCAGCTGTTCTTCCTGTACAGCCTGCAGGCCGAGCAGGACCGCCTGGACTTCCTGCAGCGCACCCTCGCGCTGGCGGGCGTGGTCCTCGTCGCGCTGCTGGGGTCGATGACGTGGCTGGTCACGCGGCAGACCGTGCACCCCGTGCGGCGTGCCGCGCAGGTCGCGGAGCGGCTCGCCGACGGCCACCTCTCGGAGCGCCTGCCGGAGCGCGGCGAGGACGAGATGGCGACGCTCGCACACTCCTTCAACGAGATGGCGGCGAGCCTGCAGGACCAGATCCACCGCATGGAGGAGCTCTCGGCGCTGCAGCGCCGCTTCGTGTCCGACGTCTCGCACGAGCTGCGCACGCCGCTCACCACCATCCGCATGGCGGGGGAGATCCTCTACTCCGCGCGCGAGGACTTCGACCCCGCGACGAAGCGGTCCGCAGAGCTGCTGCAGACGCAGCTCGACCGGTTCGAGGACCTGCTGGCCGACCTGCTCGAGATCAGCCGGTTCGACGCGGGCGCGGCCGTGCTCGACGTCGAGGGGCGCGACGTGCGGGACGTGGTCGTGCGCGCCGTCGACCTCGCCGCGCCGCTGGCCGAGCGCAAGGGGTCGTGGCTGCGCGTCGTCGTGCCCGAGGACCGCTGCGTCGCGGACATCGACCCGCGCCGCGTGGAACGGGTGCTGCGCAACCTGCTGGTGAACGCCGTCGAGCACGCGGAGGGGACGCCGGTCGAGGTCACGGTCGCGGCCGACGCGCACGCGGTCGCGGTGACGGTGCGCGACCACGGCGTCGGCATGACGCCCGTCGAGGCCGAGCACGTCTTCGACCGGTTCTGGCGCGCCGATCCCGCGCGGGCGCGCACCACGGGCGGGACGGGCCTGGGTCTGGCCATCTCGCTCGAGGACGCCCACCTGCACGGCGGGTGGCTCGAGGCGTGGGGCCGCCCGGCGCGTGGCGCGTGCTTCCGGCTCACGCTGCCGCGCCGCGCCGGCATCCACCTCGCGTCGTCCCCGCTGCCCCTGGAGCCGGTCGACGCGGTCCCGCCCGACCCGGTGCGTCACCCGGTCGAGCGGCCGCGCACGGACCCCGCGGCGCTCCCCGACCTCGGGGACCCGGGCGGGGACGTCGAGCGTGACGCGCCGCACGAGGCGTCGCGCTCGGTGGGCGTCGACGTGCACCCGGTGGTCGGGCAGGCCGGTCCGCAGGGAGCGGTCCGGTGA
- a CDS encoding DMT family transporter — protein sequence MTRRVDFALVAAAGVLWGTGGLAGAAAGDEGALPAVAVAAYRLLGGGVVLLVGALLLDRSGPARGSGLLGRVRALRPTRALVVRVTGTAVLAAAYQAAYFAAVERAGVATSTLVALGGAPVLVAAGTAVATRRAPSRRTVAAIVLALVGLLALVGTSGGSGPAPLAGAALALVSAASFAAMTGLGRREVPGASPAAVTGLAFTLGGILLAAVAPVLGGGLAAPADPDGWWLLGFLAVVPTAAAYGAYFTGLRSVPATTASLLALLEPLTASVGAVLLRDEPFGVGGVVGAVLLGAAVLTLRPRSGGTPTTMVGPGHAAGQPAAPTPRVPGASTRRE from the coding sequence GTGACGCGGCGCGTCGACTTCGCGCTCGTCGCCGCGGCGGGGGTGCTGTGGGGGACGGGTGGGCTCGCCGGAGCGGCGGCGGGCGACGAGGGCGCGCTGCCGGCGGTCGCGGTGGCCGCGTACCGCCTGCTCGGCGGGGGAGTCGTGCTGCTGGTCGGCGCGCTGCTCCTGGACCGGTCAGGGCCCGCACGCGGATCCGGGCTGCTCGGCCGCGTGCGCGCGCTGCGGCCGACTCGCGCGCTCGTCGTGCGCGTGACAGGCACCGCGGTGCTCGCCGCGGCGTACCAGGCGGCCTACTTCGCGGCCGTCGAGAGGGCGGGCGTCGCCACCTCGACCCTGGTGGCGCTCGGTGGAGCACCCGTGCTGGTCGCGGCGGGGACGGCCGTCGCCACGCGCCGCGCGCCGTCGCGCCGCACGGTCGCAGCGATCGTGCTCGCGCTGGTCGGGCTCCTGGCGCTGGTCGGCACCTCGGGCGGGTCGGGCCCCGCGCCGCTCGCGGGAGCGGCGCTCGCGCTCGTGTCGGCCGCGTCGTTCGCCGCGATGACCGGGCTCGGGCGCCGGGAGGTGCCGGGGGCGAGCCCCGCGGCGGTCACCGGGCTGGCGTTCACGCTCGGCGGAATCCTGCTCGCCGCGGTCGCGCCGGTCCTCGGCGGGGGTCTCGCCGCCCCCGCCGACCCGGACGGGTGGTGGCTCCTCGGGTTCCTCGCGGTCGTGCCGACCGCGGCCGCGTACGGCGCCTACTTCACGGGCCTGCGCAGCGTCCCGGCGACCACCGCGAGCCTGCTCGCGCTGCTCGAGCCGCTCACCGCGAGCGTGGGCGCCGTGCTCCTGCGGGACGAGCCGTTCGGGGTGGGTGGAGTCGTCGGCGCGGTGCTCCTGGGCGCGGCCGTCCTCACCCTGCGCCCACGGAGTGGGGGGACGCCGACTACCATGGTCGGGCCCGGCCACGCGGCCGGTCAGCCAGCCGCTCCGACGCCGCGCGTGCCCGGGGCGTCCACACGTCGGGAGTAG